The nucleotide sequence GCTGTGCCCGCAGGCGTTGTGGGCGCGCTGGGCGCTGTGTATCTGCGGGGCATGAACAACGATATATATCTGCAGGTTGCGTTGCTGACCATCATTGGCCTGTCGGCAAAAAATTCTATCTTGATTGTCGGGTTCGCCAGAGCATTGCACAAGGGCGGCAAGGATCTGGTCGCAGCCACGCTGGAAGCCTCGCGGATTCGCCTGCGACCAATCATAATGACATCTCTATGTTTTATTCTTGGCGTGCTGCCGCTGGCGTTCAGCAGTGGGGCAGGAGCAGGTGCGCAAAACGCACTGGGTACAGCCGTGCTGGTGGGTATGATTACCGCAACCGGCTTGGGCATTTACTATACGCCGCTGTTTTTCATTATGGTTACGCGTCTGTTCAGCCGGGGCGCAAAACAGACACCTGCTGCAGAGCCCGTGGCTTCTTTAGAAAAGCAGTGAGCATGGCCTGAACAGTTGCGACTTTTTGAAAAAAAAGGAGATTGCCGTGGCTAGGTTTGATACAGCTAGGCTTGTCTTGCGGCCCTTTGAATCCAAGGATGCGACTGGGCTGCTTGAAATTTTGTCCCATCCACGAGCCACATGCTTTGCTGATGACCGACTGGATACCATTGAAGAGGCTGCTGCCGATGTAGAACGGCGGAGTGCAAATATGCTGGAATTTGCCGTTTGCCTCAAGGAACAGGACGCTATTATCGGTGTGATGTTTGCGGCCAAGGAAGAGCCGGATAATTACAGCGTTGGCTGGCAGCTGAATGCCAGATATGAAGGAATGGGCTACGCATATGAGGCCGCAACGGCGTTTTTTGATGTCCTTTTTGCCCAGAGGGGGGCAAGGCGCGTGTATGCCTATGTGGACAATAACAATATTCGTTCGCAAAAATTGTGCGAGCGGCTATGCATGCGCAAGGAAGGACTTTTTATGGAGTACATTTCATTTGTCAACAATGCAGACGGCACTCCAAGATACGAAAATACATGCATTTATGCCGTGCTTAAAAAGGAATGGGATGCAGCCTGATTGCGTGGCTTGATGTCAGATTGCAGCACGCGCTCCACCTGGGTGACAAAATGGCCGGGGTGCGTACTGTCTTAAATGCAGTCTACATCCGCATACGCTCCCTGCCAGACAACACTTCTATAGATGTTGGGCACGGTGTCGCCCTCGGTGCTTACGAGCAGTACCTGAGCCTCGGCATCGAGGCCCAGGGCCTCGCGTTGCGCGGCTGCCGCCGGGTTGCACATGAGCCAGTGCAGCGCGCCCGCGCCTGCCGCGCCCGACTCGCCCGAAACAATGGGCTGGTCGCCCGCGACCGGGGCTGCCAGCATGCGCATGCCGTTGGCGGCCAGGTAATCGGGGCAGGTCATAAAGGCCGTGCTGTAATCTTTAAGTATATTCCATGCCAGGGTGCTTGGCTCGCCGCAGGCAAGGCCGGCCATGAGGGTTTGCAGGCTGCCGCCCACGGCGTGGGCCTTGCCGTCGCCAGCAAGGGCGGAGCGGTAAAAGCAGTCGGCGGCGTGCGGCTCTACTATAATGATGCGCGGAGCCTCCGCCCCCAGCGCGGCCACCAAAAAGGCCGCCACCGCCGCTGCAAACGAGCCCACGCCCGCCTGCAAAAAACAGTGGGTGGCCCGTATGCCGGCTGCCTGCATCTGTTCGAGTATTTCGGCGGCAAGGGTCAGGTATCCCTGCATGATCCAGCCGGGGATCTGCTCATAGCCGTCCCAGGCGGTGTCCTGCACCATCACATAGCCTTTTTCGCGGGCGAGGTCCCAGCTCATGCGCACAGTGTCGTCATAATTGAGATCGGTGACGGTGCACTGGGCGTCCAGCGCCAGAATGTTGTTCTGGCGGGTCTTGTCCGAGCCTTTGGGCATATAGATGATGCAGGGGTAGCCCAGCTCGCGGGCTGTCCAGGCCAGCCCCCTGCCGTGGTTGCCGTCCGTGGTGCTGATAAACGTGACTTTGCCCGCCTGCGCTCTGGCTGCGGAGTTTTCAAGCAGGCCCTTTACCAGCCCGGCTTCGGGCAGGTGCATGCGCTCGGCCAGACAGCGGGCCACAGCGTACGAACCGCCCAAAACCTTAAAGGCGTTGAGGCCAAATCGTTTGGACTCATCCTTGACGCACACGTGCTTAATACCCAGCCTTGCAGCCAGCCCGGGCAGGCTTGTCAGCGGCGTGGGCTGATACTGGCTGAACGAGGCATGGAACGCGCGGACGCGCTGCGCCGCCAGAGGGGAAAAATCGGTCACGTCGGAAGCACCGGCATGCTTGGGGGCCTTGCGAAAGGGGTTGAGCAGCAGCGAGGCGGACATGGGCGTATCCTTGCTAGAAGGGGACGGGAGGCTTGCGTGGCCTGCCGGGCGGACTGCATCAGGGTAAAACCCGGCGGCATACGTGGCTCAGAGGTGGGAGCATTGCGTAAGGCTGCATTGTAAGGGGACGCCGCCCCAGAGGGCAAGGGCAAAAACATTGAGATTGCAGGGCAATGTCGACGCCGGGTTTTGGGGCTGGGCCGACAGGCCGAAGTTAGGCGGGTTGGCGCCCGGAGGGCCTGCAGCCTGTAGCGCGGGCGCGAAAAAAGGGTTACATCTTTCGACGTAACCCTTTTTTCTCAATTGGCGTCCCCAAGGGGATTTGAACCCCTGTCGACGGCGTGAAAGGCCGTTGTCCTGGGCCGGCTAGACGATGGGGACGCGAGTTTGGTTGGCTGGGCTGCAAGGACTCGAACCTTGATTAACGGAGTCAGAATCCGTCGTCCTGCCAATTGAACGACAGCCCAACGCGAGAAACGTGTATATGTGAAACAGCGGGGTAGTGTCAATAAAAAATCCGAGAAAAATGTTTTTATTGCACTTTTTTCAACAAGGCGACAAAAAGCGTGGTATGCTTATAAGAGCAGGTGTGCAAACCAATATGTCAGCATGTGAAGCAATGCGCAGGTCTGCTGACTGAGATTCAGGGAAAAAACTCGATTTCTGGCTTTTATCGCCGCAGAAACAGCTTCAAAAGCCCATTACTGGCTGTTATTGTTTGGACTTGAGCTTGACAATATCTTGCATACAGGTATGTTTTTTACAGGCATCAACGACCAAGTGGTCATAAATTGGTGCTGCAAGTATCGGTTTCCAGCTGTTTCCGCGGCAAGACGCGTTGTATGGACTGCCCTGTTCTTTATGGTACAAGGCAGGCTTTGATGCGTAGGTGCGGCTGGAGTTTGTTTTTTTAGCTAAACCTGTACGGAGGAGTTTGGGTATGGCATCAACAAAAGCCTTTAATGAAGACAAGGTAGCACTGCTTATCGGCTGCTTTATCTTCTTGATGGCCCTGGGCAAATTTGCAGGTCTGGACCTGCTGGGCTGGGGCCTCAAGATGGGCATGTGGGTCAAAAGCCCGCTTGACTGCTGGGCTTCGGCATCCAAGGGGTTTATGCCCGGCGTGGGGGCGCTGCTCGCCAGCTATGCGTTTATCGCGGCGGTGATGTCTGTGGGCATCAAGCTCATGAAGGGCGATATTGGTAAATTCCTTTACGGGTTTACCTGCATTTTCTTTATTGCCATCGCCTGCTACACTCTTGGCGCAAATGCCTTCATTGCCGCCAACCCCACCGAAATCACCAAATTGGGCATAACCTGGTCGCTGGGTTTGAGCACCGAGGCCGGACTTATTGTGGCCCTGGTGGTCGGTATTCTGCTGGGCAACCTTACGCCCGGCTTTGCTGAATCCCTGCGCGAGGCCTGCCGCCCCGAACTTTTCGTCAAAATCGCCATCGTTATTCTTGGTGCGGAACTTGGCGTCAAGGCCGCAGACGCTGCCGGTTTTGCCGGTCACGTTATTTTCCGAGGCCTGTGCGCCATTGTTGAAGCCTACCTGCTGTACTGGTCCGTTGTTTACTACGTGGCCCGTAAGTATTTCAAGTTCAACAAGGAATGGGCTGCTCCTCTTGCTTCGGGCATTTCCATCTGCGGCGTCTCGGCAGCTATCGCCACCGGCGGCGCCATTCGCGCCCGGCCTGTGGTGCCGATCATGGTTTCCTCGCTGGTCGTGGTCTTTACCTGCATTGAAATGCTCATTCTGCCCTTTATAGCCCAGTACTTCCTGTACACCGAGCCCATGGTGGCCGGCGGCTGGATGGGCCTTGCCGTCAAGTCTGACGGCGGCGCCATCGCCAGCGGCGCCATCACGGAATCGCTGATTCTTTCCAAGATGGCTGGCCTTGGCACCAAGTGGGAGCCAGGCTGGATCGTGATGGTGACCACCACGGTCAAGATCTTCATCGACATGTTCATCGGCGTGTGGGCCCTCGTCCTCGCCTACATCTGGACTGCCAAGTTTGACAAAACCCGTGGCGAACGCACCATGACCTGGAGCGACGTTATGGATCGCTTCCCCCGCTTTGTGCTGGGGTACCTTGGCACGTTCCTTATCCTTCTGTTTGCCTGCCTGTCTTCGCCCGAACTGCACAAGCTCGGCAAGTCCATGTCCGGCGCCATCAACAGCTTCCGCGTCATGTTCTTCCTGCTGACCTTCTTCAGCATCGGTCTGGTTTCCAACTTCCGCAAGCTGAAGGAAGAAGGCATCGGTCGCCTGGCCGTTGTGTACATTGTGTGCCTGTTCGGCTTCATCATCTGGGTGGGCCTGTTCATCTCCTACGCCTTCTTCCACGGCATGACCCCGCCTGTGATGGCCGGCTAGTTTACTATACGGAGTAAATTATGGAAACGAAAACTGAAGTTAAGCTCCACGAAGAAATTGAAAAGATGGAATATGAACCGTTGGATCCCGTTGAACTCAAGCTCGTACACTGGAGCTGGGGCCTCGGCGTGGTCCTGCTGGTGGTGCTCTTTGTCATCAGCAAGTTTGTCATGACCACGCACTAGACGTGTCTGACAGCCGTTGATATGTACGCCGGGGAGGGTTTTCCTCCCCGGCGTTTTTGTCTCAACGACAGGTGCGACAACAACAGCCGCGCGATGTGCCGCAGTTGCAAACCAGCATCTGCATCGCAGTCTGCTTTTGTCCATACGGCACGCAGAACTGCCGTATGGGTGGACTGATAAATTTTTGCCCGGCAGCCGCGGGCGAAACCCAGTTAAGGATAAGGCCATGCCGCGTTATCATCTGCGTTTTATGAAAGGCCCCAACTATACGCTGAATCTGGAATATGAAGCGACTGTGGAGGCCCCGTCATTTGAAGAAGCCCTGAAGCCTCACACCGACTGGCCCATAACCGAAAGTTACGACCACGCCACGGCAACGGCCTGGAACCCCGGAACCTCCATGTACTATCAGGAAATGTGGGAGGCGGCTCTGCTGCCTGACAACGAGGGCAAGTAATGGCCGCGCGCTACATTGTCAGTGCGTGCCTTGCAGGCGAGCACTGCCGTTACGACGGCGGCGACAATACCTGTGCGCGTGTGACGCGGCTTGTGGAGGAGGGCAGAGCCATCCCTGCCTGTCCTGAACAGCTGGGCGGCCTTGATACGCCCCGCAGCCCCTGCGAGCGTGTGGGCGATCGCGTCATGAACCGTGACGGGCACGACGTTACCCTTGCCTTTGAACAGGGCGCAGCCCGCGCCGTGGAGCTGGCCCGCCAAGGTGGCTGCACGGCGGCCATCCTGAAAAGCCGGTCGCCCTCCTGCGGCTTTGACCGCATCTATGACGGTACTTTCAGCCACGCGCTTTGCGCTGGCGACGGAGTGTGGGCAGCCATGTTGCGGGCAGAGGGGTTTGTTCTTTATAGTGAGGAGCAATTGCCCCCCGAGGCCTGATTTTTCAAGCTGTTTGCATGGCAATACGATACAGGGCCGGGCGCTCCCAAACGGGAGTGTCCGGCCCTGCTGCTTGCCTGACTTGTGCTCGAAAATAAATGGATATGCGCCCAGCAGGCCGGGCGTCAGGCGCGCTTAGACTTTGGGAGCTGCAAGGGCTATGCCTCGCTGTTCGAGAGCGGCGACCACCTTGGTGCAAAATTCCGGCAGCAGGGCCTGCGCCTGCGGGGTCAGCCCCACCTGCATGGTGTGGTAGTCAAACGGCTGTAGCCCAAAAACAACAGCCTGAACCTCGTGACCCGCCATGCTGCACGTTACCAGGGTGTCCAGCAGGTCTGTCTGGTGCATGGAATCCCTGAAACTCAGACTTTTACGCAGGTCTTCGCCCTCAAGCATGTAGACTGTTCCGGGTTTTTCCGGCCCAAGCACAACGTCAAGAACAACCAGCGTGTCGCAGTCCATCAGCTCGGTCATAAGCATGAGGCCCTGGGTGCCGCCGTCTTCAAGGCGAACATTTTCAGGCCACGTGTAGTTGGCCTGCAGGTATTCCACTGCGCGCACGCCAAAACCCTCGTCAGTCAGCAGGATATTGCCGACGCCCATAATCAGTACTTTTTTTTGTTCCACGGTGTGCTCTCATGTGGGATTGCTGCGTTGGTGCCCGGCGTCTGTCAGTATGCGTGTGCGGCACGTCTGTGCAGTATGTCAGAATAAGTGGTCGCGGTCTATTGCGTTTGCACTGCGGCATAGTTGCGCGCCATGTGGGACGATGCGGATGTTGCGGCGGTGCGGCCAAAAAAAGGGCGGGGTAAACCCCGCCCTTTGTCAATGCTTGTTCAGTGCGTATTACAGCACCTTGAACTTGTGCACTTCGTTGGTTTCTCCATCGATAACGTGCACGGCGCAAGCAATGCAGGGGTCGAAAGAGTGGATAGTGCGCAGGATTTCCACCGGGCGCTTGGGATCGGCCACAGGGGTGCCGATGAGGGCTTCTTCGGCCGCACCCATAACGCCCTTGGCGTCGCGAGGTCCGAGGTTCCAGGTGGTGGGCACGACCAGCTGGAAGTTGCCGATCTTGCCGTTTTCAATGCGGAGCCAGTGCGAAAGACCGCCGCGGGGGGCATCAAGGATGCCCACGCCCTTAGCATTGGCAGGTACGGCGTAGTTTTCGACGATCTGCTTGTCTTTGGCAATGTTGTTTTCGTATTCGTTGAGCCAGTTTTCGGTCTGCTGGGCGATAACCAGGGTCTGGATACCGCGGGCGGCCGTACGGCCCAGGGTGGAGAACAGCGCTTCGGGACCCACGTTAAGGGCCTTCAGCACGCCGTCCACAGCGGGCTTGATGGTTTTGTGGTTCTGGCCGTAGGCCACCAGCACCTGAGCGAGGGGGCCGGTTTCCATCGACTGTCCGGCGTAGCGGGGCGCCTTGAGCCAGGAATAACGGTCGGTATCGCCCATCTTGGTGAAGGCAGGTTTGGTCTCGCCTTCGTAGGGGGTGAGGGCCTTGTCTCCCTCGTACCAGCTGTGGCGCACGTGTTCTTCAATCTTGGTGGGATCAAAGGGCTGCACCGAGCCGATCTTGCGGTCATAAATGACGCCGGGCTTGTACCAGCGGCTGTTGAGGTCGCGTTCGCCGCCAGCAGCGGGAAACTCGCCAAAGGCCATGAAGTTGTGCGTGCCGCCAAGGGCGGCCCAGTCTTTGTACTGGCCAGCCACCATGAGCAGGTCGGGAATGTAGACCTGTTCAATGAAGGTGCGGGCCTTCTTGTACAGCTCGCGGAATTCCTTGATGCGCTGGGGGGTCAGGGCTTCGTAGCAGGTCACGCCGCCGGCGACCGTAAACTGGGTGTGCGGGTTTTTGGCGCCAAACACGGCCATGCCCTTGGCAATGTCCACCTGGGCGCGCAGGGCTTCCAGATAGTGGGTGGTGGCAACCAGGTTGGCTTCGGGCTCAAGGTAGTAGCTCGGGTGG is from Desulfovibrio desulfuricans and encodes:
- a CDS encoding bacteriocin-type signal sequence codes for the protein MMETKTEVKLHEEIEKMEYEPLDPVELKLVHWSWGLGVVLLVVLFVISKFVMTTH
- a CDS encoding putative sulfate exporter family transporter, which encodes MASTKAFNEDKVALLIGCFIFLMALGKFAGLDLLGWGLKMGMWVKSPLDCWASASKGFMPGVGALLASYAFIAAVMSVGIKLMKGDIGKFLYGFTCIFFIAIACYTLGANAFIAANPTEITKLGITWSLGLSTEAGLIVALVVGILLGNLTPGFAESLREACRPELFVKIAIVILGAELGVKAADAAGFAGHVIFRGLCAIVEAYLLYWSVVYYVARKYFKFNKEWAAPLASGISICGVSAAIATGGAIRARPVVPIMVSSLVVVFTCIEMLILPFIAQYFLYTEPMVAGGWMGLAVKSDGGAIASGAITESLILSKMAGLGTKWEPGWIVMVTTTVKIFIDMFIGVWALVLAYIWTAKFDKTRGERTMTWSDVMDRFPRFVLGYLGTFLILLFACLSSPELHKLGKSMSGAINSFRVMFFLLTFFSIGLVSNFRKLKEEGIGRLAVVYIVCLFGFIIWVGLFISYAFFHGMTPPVMAG
- a CDS encoding nickel-dependent hydrogenase large subunit, producing the protein MSQIKQTPQSSYSGPIVVDPLTRIEGHLRIEVEVEGGKIKDARSCGTLFRGLEVILKGRDPRDAQHFTQRTCGVCTYTHALASTRALEDAINKPIPANATYIRNLVMAMQFMHDHLVHFYHLHALDFVDVANALQADPAKAAKLAQSISPRPAKAEDFAAVQAKLKTFIESGQLGPFTNAYFLGGHPSYYLEPEANLVATTHYLEALRAQVDIAKGMAVFGAKNPHTQFTVAGGVTCYEALTPQRIKEFRELYKKARTFIEQVYIPDLLMVAGQYKDWAALGGTHNFMAFGEFPAAGGERDLNSRWYKPGVIYDRKIGSVQPFDPTKIEEHVRHSWYEGDKALTPYEGETKPAFTKMGDTDRYSWLKAPRYAGQSMETGPLAQVLVAYGQNHKTIKPAVDGVLKALNVGPEALFSTLGRTAARGIQTLVIAQQTENWLNEYENNIAKDKQIVENYAVPANAKGVGILDAPRGGLSHWLRIENGKIGNFQLVVPTTWNLGPRDAKGVMGAAEEALIGTPVADPKRPVEILRTIHSFDPCIACAVHVIDGETNEVHKFKVL
- the dpaL gene encoding diaminopropionate ammonia-lyase, which codes for MSASLLLNPFRKAPKHAGASDVTDFSPLAAQRVRAFHASFSQYQPTPLTSLPGLAARLGIKHVCVKDESKRFGLNAFKVLGGSYAVARCLAERMHLPEAGLVKGLLENSAARAQAGKVTFISTTDGNHGRGLAWTARELGYPCIIYMPKGSDKTRQNNILALDAQCTVTDLNYDDTVRMSWDLAREKGYVMVQDTAWDGYEQIPGWIMQGYLTLAAEILEQMQAAGIRATHCFLQAGVGSFAAAVAAFLVAALGAEAPRIIIVEPHAADCFYRSALAGDGKAHAVGGSLQTLMAGLACGEPSTLAWNILKDYSTAFMTCPDYLAANGMRMLAAPVAGDQPIVSGESGAAGAGALHWLMCNPAAAAQREALGLDAEAQVLLVSTEGDTVPNIYRSVVWQGAYADVDCI
- a CDS encoding GNAT family N-acetyltransferase encodes the protein MKKKEIAVARFDTARLVLRPFESKDATGLLEILSHPRATCFADDRLDTIEEAAADVERRSANMLEFAVCLKEQDAIIGVMFAAKEEPDNYSVGWQLNARYEGMGYAYEAATAFFDVLFAQRGARRVYAYVDNNNIRSQKLCERLCMRKEGLFMEYISFVNNADGTPRYENTCIYAVLKKEWDAA
- a CDS encoding HyaD/HybD family hydrogenase maturation endopeptidase produces the protein MGVGNILLTDEGFGVRAVEYLQANYTWPENVRLEDGGTQGLMLMTELMDCDTLVVLDVVLGPEKPGTVYMLEGEDLRKSLSFRDSMHQTDLLDTLVTCSMAGHEVQAVVFGLQPFDYHTMQVGLTPQAQALLPEFCTKVVAALEQRGIALAAPKV
- a CDS encoding DUF523 domain-containing protein, whose product is MAARYIVSACLAGEHCRYDGGDNTCARVTRLVEEGRAIPACPEQLGGLDTPRSPCERVGDRVMNRDGHDVTLAFEQGAARAVELARQGGCTAAILKSRSPSCGFDRIYDGTFSHALCAGDGVWAAMLRAEGFVLYSEEQLPPEA